The Paenibacillus sp. FSL R7-0204 genome includes a region encoding these proteins:
- a CDS encoding phosphoenolpyruvate hydrolase family protein: protein MNRTAILERLQSELREGNHIIGVSTGTGITAKVAADSGADFILMLNSGKFRQMGRSSLAGFLPFCNSNEMVMDFASKEIVPLVRDTPVLFGLNANDPTREMSLYIEEIKARGFAGVNNYPTVGLIDGGFREALEEEGISYDREVEAIRLAHQQGLFTVAFVFDESQAVQMAEAGADVICVHLGLTVGGLLGARKVVSLEAAKAKALRILTACGEVKPEVIRMIYGGPVKTPVDVQYMYSSNMEIMGYIGGSAFERIPSEKSITAITRDFKRLGKLDEDDLVVKMLSGITRHYDYVEFVKEYVAQNYSEEVVFADLAKVAHVSRSYLSSLFKKEVGCSFQSYLIGFRIQKAAILLQAPHLQLSEVSAMVGYPDYAQFSRMFKKLMGCSPKQYKSNLNTKT, encoded by the coding sequence TTGAACAGAACAGCCATACTGGAGCGGCTTCAGTCAGAGCTGCGCGAAGGCAACCACATCATCGGCGTCTCGACAGGCACAGGAATTACAGCCAAGGTTGCCGCTGACAGCGGAGCAGACTTCATTCTTATGCTGAACTCGGGCAAGTTCCGGCAGATGGGGAGAAGCTCGCTGGCGGGGTTCCTGCCCTTCTGCAACAGCAATGAGATGGTGATGGATTTTGCCTCGAAGGAGATTGTGCCGCTGGTGAGAGACACTCCGGTGCTGTTTGGGCTGAATGCGAATGATCCAACGAGAGAGATGTCCCTATATATAGAAGAGATCAAGGCCAGAGGCTTCGCTGGAGTGAATAATTATCCGACGGTCGGCCTGATCGACGGGGGGTTCAGAGAGGCACTGGAGGAGGAGGGCATCAGCTATGACAGGGAGGTGGAGGCTATACGTCTGGCTCATCAGCAGGGGTTGTTCACGGTGGCCTTCGTCTTCGACGAATCCCAAGCAGTCCAGATGGCTGAAGCGGGGGCAGATGTGATCTGTGTGCATCTCGGCCTGACCGTAGGCGGATTGCTGGGGGCGCGGAAGGTGGTCTCGCTGGAAGCTGCCAAGGCGAAGGCGCTGCGCATTCTTACTGCCTGCGGTGAGGTTAAGCCGGAGGTGATCCGAATGATCTACGGCGGTCCGGTCAAGACTCCGGTTGATGTTCAGTACATGTACAGCAGCAACATGGAGATTATGGGCTACATTGGCGGCTCTGCCTTTGAACGGATTCCCTCCGAGAAGTCGATTACGGCCATTACCCGCGATTTCAAGCGCCTGGGCAAGCTGGATGAGGATGATCTCGTGGTCAAAATGCTCAGCGGCATCACCCGGCATTATGATTACGTAGAATTCGTCAAAGAATATGTCGCCCAGAACTACAGCGAGGAAGTGGTGTTCGCGGATCTGGCCAAGGTGGCTCATGTCTCGCGCAGTTATTTGAGCAGCTTGTTCAAAAAGGAAGTGGGCTGCAGCTTCCAGAGCTATCTGATCGGCTTCCGTATTCAAAAGGCCGCCATTCTGCTCCAGGCCCCGCACCTGCAATTATCCGAGGTGTCCGCCATGGTCGGCTACCCCGACTATGCCCAGTTCAGCAGAATGTTCAAAAAGCTGATGGGCTGCTCGCCCAAGCAGTACAAATCTAACCTAAACACAAAAACATAG
- a CDS encoding energy-coupling factor transporter transmembrane component T family protein, producing MNSTTGWGQYVHSDSVLHRLDPRTKLLCVVGFTLCCMQLKVPSGYWAATVLALGSMRLSRLPLYLYLRALRPVLLFLLLPLIYHLLFNRGQDGIIKEVFSLWRILLPVAFALVLTVTTKPLDLAKGLEVMCKPLARLGIPVEAFALMVMLAVRFIPAISQELDRILMAQRARGLEIGSLQGRQRLQACLRLVIPLLATTISRAEQLAMTLEARAYGNGRGRTSFRMLRFSRIDIAAGGIMLVYILLILSDWWPW from the coding sequence ATGAACAGTACAACCGGTTGGGGGCAGTACGTCCATTCAGATTCTGTGCTGCACCGGCTTGATCCGCGGACGAAGCTGCTATGCGTCGTTGGCTTCACCCTGTGCTGTATGCAGCTTAAAGTCCCCAGTGGATATTGGGCAGCGACTGTACTTGCGCTCGGTTCCATGCGGTTATCCCGCCTCCCGCTGTACTTATACCTTAGAGCCCTGCGTCCGGTGCTTTTGTTCCTGCTGCTGCCGCTCATCTATCATCTTCTGTTCAACCGGGGTCAGGACGGCATCATAAAGGAAGTCTTCAGCCTCTGGCGCATTCTGCTGCCGGTCGCGTTTGCGCTGGTCCTGACGGTGACCACGAAGCCGCTGGATTTGGCCAAAGGCCTGGAAGTAATGTGCAAGCCGCTCGCCCGCCTGGGGATTCCGGTCGAAGCCTTCGCCCTGATGGTCATGCTGGCGGTCCGTTTCATTCCGGCTATCAGCCAGGAGCTGGACCGCATTCTTATGGCACAGAGGGCCAGAGGACTAGAGATCGGGTCTCTCCAAGGCCGCCAGCGGCTTCAGGCCTGTCTGCGGTTAGTCATCCCGCTGCTGGCGACCACGATCAGCCGGGCGGAGCAGCTCGCCATGACCCTAGAGGCTAGAGCTTACGGGAACGGGCGGGGCCGGACCTCGTTCAGAATGCTCCGCTTCTCGCGTATCGATATTGCTGCGGGGGGAATCATGCTTGTGTATATTCTGTTGATTCTGTCAGATTGGTGGCCGTGGTAA
- a CDS encoding phosphoenolpyruvate hydrolase family protein, giving the protein MNKQTRAEIMDRFKQEVEAGKILLGVGAGTGITAKSSEAGGADMLIVYNSGRYRMAGRGSLAGLLSYGDANQIVVEMGSEVLPVVKDTPVLAGVCGTDPFRVMEVFLKQLKEQGFSGVQNFPTVGLIDGVFRQNLEETGMGYGLEVEMIRTAHELDMLTTPYVFDPEQARAMAEAGADILVAHMGLTTKGTIGAVTALTLDDCVERIEAIIEAGRAVNPEIMIICHGGPIAEPEDAAYVIQRTKGINGFFGASSIERFAAEQGITRQTESFKAIGQ; this is encoded by the coding sequence ATGAATAAACAGACCAGAGCTGAGATTATGGATAGATTCAAGCAAGAGGTAGAGGCGGGCAAGATTCTTCTTGGTGTCGGGGCAGGCACGGGGATTACCGCCAAGAGCAGTGAAGCAGGCGGAGCGGATATGCTGATTGTGTATAATTCCGGCCGTTACAGAATGGCAGGACGCGGTTCACTGGCAGGCTTGCTGTCGTATGGCGACGCCAATCAGATTGTGGTGGAGATGGGCTCGGAGGTGCTGCCTGTGGTCAAGGATACGCCCGTTCTGGCAGGGGTATGCGGCACCGATCCGTTCCGGGTGATGGAGGTATTCCTGAAGCAGCTGAAGGAGCAGGGCTTCAGCGGTGTGCAGAATTTCCCTACAGTGGGTCTGATCGATGGCGTCTTCCGCCAGAATCTGGAGGAGACCGGGATGGGCTACGGCCTGGAGGTAGAAATGATCCGTACCGCCCATGAGCTGGATATGCTGACTACCCCGTATGTATTTGATCCTGAACAAGCGCGGGCAATGGCAGAAGCAGGCGCAGATATTCTGGTCGCCCACATGGGTCTCACCACCAAGGGCACCATCGGCGCAGTTACCGCGTTGACGCTGGACGATTGTGTGGAGCGTATTGAAGCGATTATCGAAGCCGGACGGGCGGTCAACCCGGAGATAATGATTATCTGCCACGGCGGCCCGATTGCCGAGCCGGAGGATGCGGCTTATGTCATTCAGCGGACGAAGGGCATCAACGGATTCTTCGGCGCATCAAGCATCGAGCGCTTCGCAGCGGAGCAGGGAATTACCCGCCAGACCGAGTCGTTCAAAGCGATTGGACAATAA
- a CDS encoding Tm-1-like ATP-binding domain-containing protein encodes MKTIAIAGTFDTKGEEYLYIKKLAEELGLRALMIHTGVFEPAFLPDVSNREVASAAGIELDELAAKKDRALATEVLSKGLEQLVPRLYQEGKFDGIISFGGTGGTSLVAPAMRALPIGVPKVLVSTVASGNTAPYVGTSDIMMIPSVVDVSGLNSISTRIFSNAMFAIAGMLLFEADYEPEKKPLVAATMFGVTTPCVTEARKYLEERGYEVLVFHATGIGGQSMEALIEAGFIEGVLDLTTTEWADELIGGVLNAGPHRLEAAGRNRIPQVVSVGALDMCNFGPADTVPEKFKDHKFYQHNPTVTLMRTTVEENEQIGRKLAEKLNMATESTVLMLPLGGISAIDVEGQPFYGPEEDRMLFDTLRRQVDRSRVELIEMDLAINDPAFAEAAARKLIDLMQAAKASTPQ; translated from the coding sequence ATGAAGACGATCGCTATAGCTGGAACGTTTGATACGAAGGGTGAGGAGTATCTGTACATCAAGAAGCTTGCAGAGGAGCTGGGTCTCAGAGCCCTGATGATCCATACCGGAGTATTCGAGCCAGCCTTCCTTCCCGATGTGTCGAACCGGGAGGTCGCTTCCGCCGCAGGGATAGAGCTGGACGAGCTTGCTGCGAAGAAGGACCGGGCGTTAGCTACAGAAGTGTTGTCTAAGGGACTGGAGCAGCTCGTTCCCCGGTTATACCAGGAGGGGAAATTTGACGGTATCATATCCTTCGGGGGCACCGGCGGAACTTCTCTGGTTGCCCCTGCGATGAGAGCCTTGCCAATTGGCGTACCGAAGGTGCTGGTATCGACAGTAGCATCAGGAAATACGGCTCCCTATGTCGGGACCAGCGATATTATGATGATTCCGTCTGTGGTGGATGTCTCAGGCCTCAATTCGATCTCGACCAGGATCTTCAGCAATGCGATGTTTGCCATCGCGGGCATGCTCCTGTTCGAAGCAGACTATGAACCGGAGAAAAAGCCGCTGGTAGCAGCCACCATGTTCGGAGTGACCACGCCGTGTGTGACCGAAGCGCGCAAATACCTGGAGGAACGCGGCTACGAGGTGCTGGTATTCCATGCCACCGGCATTGGCGGACAGTCGATGGAAGCCCTGATCGAGGCCGGTTTCATTGAAGGGGTGCTGGACTTAACCACCACCGAATGGGCAGATGAGCTGATCGGCGGCGTCTTGAATGCAGGGCCGCACCGCCTGGAGGCGGCAGGCCGCAACCGTATTCCGCAGGTCGTCTCGGTGGGCGCCCTGGACATGTGCAACTTCGGCCCGGCGGATACTGTACCGGAGAAGTTCAAGGATCATAAGTTCTATCAGCATAATCCCACCGTCACTCTGATGCGGACGACCGTGGAGGAGAATGAACAGATCGGCAGAAAACTGGCCGAGAAGCTCAATATGGCGACAGAGAGCACGGTGCTGATGCTGCCGCTTGGCGGCATTTCAGCCATTGATGTGGAGGGACAGCCCTTCTACGGCCCTGAGGAGGACCGGATGCTGTTCGATACCCTGCGCCGGCAGGTGGACCGCTCAAGAGTGGAACTGATTGAAATGGACCTGGCGATTAATGATCCGGCCTTTGCCGAGGCGGCAGCCCGGAAGCTGATTGACCTCATGCAGGCCGCGAAGGCCTCAACCCCACAATAA